Part of the Devosia sp. SL43 genome, TTTATGCCGGCGGCGCCATCGGCGCTGGCGTGCGCAAGGCCAATATCAACCAGATCAAGTCCGAGGTGGATGCCATGTCCGCCTATGACCAGATCCGCGAGGCCGTGATTTCTGCCTGGGCCGGCATCCAGAGCGCCGACGCGCAGATTTCGGCCGCCAATGCCGCTGTCTCTGCCGGACGCACCGTGCTGGATGGCGTCATTCAGGAACGCGATCTGGGCACCCGCACCACGCTCGACGTGCTCAACGCCCAGGCCGAATTGACCACAGCTCGTGAGGGCCTCATCAACGCCTCGGCCAACAAGGTGCTGGCCACCTTCTCGCTGCTCTCGGCCATGGGCCACTTGACCGCGACCGATCTGGCCCTCAATGTCGAGGTTAAGTCTGCCGTCACCTACACGCAGACCGTCGACGACGTCTGGCAGGAATTGCGCAGCGTCGAGGACTGATCCAGCTGGCTTCCATCGGCATCGACCCACCACGGCATTCCCGCTTTGCGGGCATGAAGGTGGGTCAGGCGAGTTGGGAAGCCGCAGAACGCAGCCAGAAACATCCATCCATTGTGCTGACAATGCCTTCTGCCACAAGTTTTGGTGGAAGACCTCTTGCATACATGCCGCGGCGATTCCTAATTTCGCCTTCTGGGTCTAAGGTAGGCGTACGAATCAGGGTTTGGCCGTATTTTTGGCGGGGGCCGCACCCGGTTCGAGCGCATGAGTAAGAGGCACTGATGAACAAGCCGGCACCCAAAGAACCCTCGATGGACGAAATTCTCTCGTCCATCCGGCAGATCATTGCCGATGACGACGCCGCAGGGGTTCCACGCCGGCCCACAATCCAGGCCGCTCCCCCGCCGATGCAGGCCGCGCCCGCACGCGGCTTGGCTGATCCACTCGATCGCGATCTCAGCGATATGCTGGAAGACATGGAACCGCTGGCTCTCTCGCCCAACCAGATCGTACCTGAAGCCGCTGCGGAAGATGACGACGTAGCCGGCTTCAGTTTCGATTCGATCCTGGCTGATACCGAAAGCGCCGAGGAAGAGACGCCATTGGCGTTCGCTCCACAATTGGTCGATCCCGAGGATATTGGATTCTCCATCGAGGACGCCGATGACGGCCTGCCGTCATTCGATCCGCCGCCGATGCGCCAGCTCGAACCGACCCCGCCACCACCAGCCCCAGTTCAGCGAGCCGCGCCCCGACCGGTCGAGCCGGAGCCGGAACCAGTCCGCGCTGCGCCTCCGCCGCGCCCCCAACCCAGCATCGCCGAGGCGGCGCCGATGCCCGATCCGACCTTGTCGAGCGACATCGCCGATCAGCTGCTTGAGCCGGCGACCCAATCTGCAGTGCGCTCGTCCATGACCAAGCTCAATGGCCTGGGACTTGGCAATACCAGCGCCACCATCGAGTCGCTGATGCGCGACATGCTGCGCCCCATGCTCAAGGAATGGCTCGACGAGAACCTACCGTCCGTCGTCGAGCGCATGGTGGAAAAGGAAATCTCCCGCATTTCGCGCGGCGAGTGACCTATCCTGACGCGATACGGTTGACCCCGCATCCCGCATTTGCTTGAAGTCTGCCAACCTGTTTATCCGACCCGCCAATGTCAGCATCGGCGGGTCGCTGCTGTTGCGAGTGACCAATGCTTGAAAAGTCCTATGAGCCATCAGCGGTTGAAAACCGCGTCTATGCCGATTGGCTCAAGGCCAACGCCTTTGCGGCCGGGGCAGGGGCTGCCCCTGGCGCCGAGACCTTCACCATCGTCATTCCGCCGCCCAACGTCACCGGCTCGCTCCATATCGGCCACGCGCTGAACAACACGATCCAGGACATCCTCGTCCGCTTCAATCGCATGCTGAAGAAGGACGTGCTCTGGCAGCCCGGCACCGACCATGCTGGCATCGCCACCCAGATGATCGTCGAGCGCCAGCTGATGGAGCGCCAGCAGCCCGGTCGCCGTGAGATGGGCCGCGAGAAGTTCGTCGAGCGCATCTGGGACTGGAAGGCCGAGAGCGGCGGCACCATCATGAACCAGCTCAAGCGCCTCGGCGCTTCGGCTGATTTCTCCCGCGAACGCTTCACCATGGGTGAAAACGGCGTCGCCGACGACCAGATGGTTCGTGCCGTCACCAAGGTCTTCGTCGAGCTGCACCAGCGAGGCCTGATCTATCGGGCCAAGCGCCTGGTCAACTGGCATCCGGGTCTCGAAACCGCCATTTCCGATCTCGAAGTCGAAAACATCGAGATCAAGGGCCACATGTGGCACCTGCGCTATCCACTGGCCGATGGCGTCACCTACCAGTTCCCCATCGCCCATGACGAAGACGGCAACCCCACCGAGTGGGAAACCCGCGACTACATCGTCGTCGCTACCACCCGTCCCGAGACCATGCTGGGCGACAGCGGTATCGCCGTCCACCCGACAGACGAGCGCTACGCCCCGCTCGTCGGCAAGTTCGTCGATCTGCCGCTGGTCGGTCGCCGCATCCCCATCGTTGCCGACGAGTACGCCGACCCGACACTGGGCACCGGCGCGGTCAAGATCACGCCTGCCCACGATTTCAACGACTTCGAAGTCGGCGTCCGCAATAATCTCGAACAGATCAACGTCTTCACCACCAACGGCTCGATCACATCAGCCGAGGCCATCCCCGCCGCCTATCGCGGCCTCGATCGCTTCGTCGCCCGCAAATCCATTGTCGCCGACCTGACTGCGCTCGCCGAAGCTGACCCGACCCGTGGCCTCGATCACATCGAGGACAAGAAGATCATGGTCCCGCATGACGAGAAGTCCAAACTCGTCGTTATCGAACCCTTCCTGACCGACCAGTGGTGGGTCAAGGCCGACGTTCTGGCCCAGCCGGCCATGGCCGCCGTCCGCGAGGGCCGCACCAAGTTCGTGCCGCAGCAATACGAAAACACCTATTTCGCCTGGCTCGAAAACATCAAACCATGGTGCATTTCCCGCCAGCTGTGGTGGGGCCACCAGATTCCGGCCTGGTACGGCCCGGACAACGAGGCCTTCGTCGCCTACGATGAAGCCGAAGCCCAGGCGCTGGCCACTAAGCATTACGGCAACCCGGTAGCCCTCAAGCGCGACGAAGACGTCCTCGACACCTGGTTCTCCTCCGCCCTCTGGCCGTTTTCGACCCTGGGCTGGCCGGATGACACCGCCGAACTGCGCCGTTACTACCCGACCGACGTTCTTGTCACTGGCTTCGACATCATTTTCTTCTGGGTTGCCAGGATGATGATGATGGGTCTTGAATTCCTGGATGAAGAGCCGTTCCACACGGTCTACATGCATGCTTTGGTCCGCGACGAGAAGGGCCAGAAGATGAGCAAGACCAAGGGCAACGTCATCGACCCGCTGGAACTCATCGATCAATACGGCGCCGACGCCACCCGCTTCACCCTCGCCGCCATGGCCGCGCAAGGCCGTGACCTCAAGCTGTCGCTGCAGCGCGTCGAGGGCTACCGCAACTTCGTCACCAAGATCTGGAACGCCGCGCGCTTCCTCGAAATGAACGAGTGCCGCCGCGTCGAGGGTTACGACCCCAAGGCCAACAAGCTCGCGCTCAACCGCTGGATCGTCGGTGCAACGGCACGCGGCGCTGCCGCCGTCACCCAGGGCATTGTCGAATACAAGTTCAACGAAGCCGCCAATGCCGCCTACGATTTCGTCTGGGGCACCTTCTGCGACTGGTATGTCGAATTCGCCAAGCCGGTGCTGCTGGGCGAGGACGAGGCCGCCAAGGCCGAAACCCGCGCCACAGCGGCGTGGGCTCTCGACCAGATCCTGACGATCCTCCATCCCTTCATGCCCTTCGTCACCGAAGAGCTGTGGGCCGAGACCGGCAAGTTCGGGTCCAAGAGGTCCAGCATGCTGATCCTTACCGAATGGCCCGACCTGTCCGGCCTCGAGGATGCCGACGCCGATGCAGAGCTCACCTGGCTGATCGACGTCATCACCAATGTCCGCTCGGTCCGCTCGGAAATGAACGTCCCCGCCGGCGCCAAGCTGCCGATGGTGGTGGTCGGGGCAGGGGAAACCACCCTAAAGCGCCTCGTCGCCGGCACCTCGTTGATCACCCGCCTGGCCCGCCTCGAGGAAATCTCGCCGCAGACCGTGGTCCCCGGCGAATCCGCCCAGTTCGTTGTCGGCGAAGCCACCTTCGCCCTGCCGCTGGCCGGCTTCATCGACATCGCAGCCGAAAAGCTCCGGCTCGAAAAGGAAGTGACAAAGCTCGACGCCGAAATCGCCCAGATCGACAAGAAGCTCGGCAATGAGCAATTCGTTTCCAAGGCGCCCGAAGAGGTGATCGAGGAACAGAAGGCCCGTCGTGAAGCTGCCATCGAACGGCGTCATCACATCATCGAAGCCCTCAAGCGCTTGAGCTGAGACCCACCATGGACGATATCCCACGCGAACCGCCAGCTCGCCATGTCGCCAACGGCATGGTGGGCGTCGGTGCGGTCCTCGTCTTTGATGGCAAGGGCGGCGTCCTGCGTCACGAGCCGAGCGCAGAGGAGCCAAAGGTGCCCGTCCGCGGCTTCAAGCTGGTCTGCGGCAACTCGAAATCGCCCGAATTCAAGGTCTGGTTGAAGCAGGAACTGGGTGCCTTCAATGCCGACCTGCTGACCGTGCCCAGCACACGCTCGCGCTGCACCGTCATCGAGGATCACGCCATGGTCGTCATGCGCGTCGCTCGCCCAGGCGCCGAACCCGACGATATTGGCCGCCAGTTGCTGACGCTGTGGATCGAGAAGGGGCGCGTCATCATCGCGTCCGAGCTGAACATTCTCGATTTCGTCGGCGTTACGAAATGGGTCGCCTCCCACCATGCGCCAGTCTCCCCCGCCGATCTGGTGGCTCGAATGGGTCTGCGCGCCGCCGACCGGCTCGAACCGCTGGTGGAGATGCTCGGCGATCGCCTCGACAGCATCGAGGAAGCGCTGATCGTACAGAACAACACCAAGGCCAATAGTCGCTTGGCCGACCTGCGTCGCAATCTCATCAGT contains:
- a CDS encoding PopZ family protein, producing the protein MNKPAPKEPSMDEILSSIRQIIADDDAAGVPRRPTIQAAPPPMQAAPARGLADPLDRDLSDMLEDMEPLALSPNQIVPEAAAEDDDVAGFSFDSILADTESAEEETPLAFAPQLVDPEDIGFSIEDADDGLPSFDPPPMRQLEPTPPPPAPVQRAAPRPVEPEPEPVRAAPPPRPQPSIAEAAPMPDPTLSSDIADQLLEPATQSAVRSSMTKLNGLGLGNTSATIESLMRDMLRPMLKEWLDENLPSVVERMVEKEISRISRGE
- a CDS encoding valine--tRNA ligase, with translation MLEKSYEPSAVENRVYADWLKANAFAAGAGAAPGAETFTIVIPPPNVTGSLHIGHALNNTIQDILVRFNRMLKKDVLWQPGTDHAGIATQMIVERQLMERQQPGRREMGREKFVERIWDWKAESGGTIMNQLKRLGASADFSRERFTMGENGVADDQMVRAVTKVFVELHQRGLIYRAKRLVNWHPGLETAISDLEVENIEIKGHMWHLRYPLADGVTYQFPIAHDEDGNPTEWETRDYIVVATTRPETMLGDSGIAVHPTDERYAPLVGKFVDLPLVGRRIPIVADEYADPTLGTGAVKITPAHDFNDFEVGVRNNLEQINVFTTNGSITSAEAIPAAYRGLDRFVARKSIVADLTALAEADPTRGLDHIEDKKIMVPHDEKSKLVVIEPFLTDQWWVKADVLAQPAMAAVREGRTKFVPQQYENTYFAWLENIKPWCISRQLWWGHQIPAWYGPDNEAFVAYDEAEAQALATKHYGNPVALKRDEDVLDTWFSSALWPFSTLGWPDDTAELRRYYPTDVLVTGFDIIFFWVARMMMMGLEFLDEEPFHTVYMHALVRDEKGQKMSKTKGNVIDPLELIDQYGADATRFTLAAMAAQGRDLKLSLQRVEGYRNFVTKIWNAARFLEMNECRRVEGYDPKANKLALNRWIVGATARGAAAVTQGIVEYKFNEAANAAYDFVWGTFCDWYVEFAKPVLLGEDEAAKAETRATAAWALDQILTILHPFMPFVTEELWAETGKFGSKRSSMLILTEWPDLSGLEDADADAELTWLIDVITNVRSVRSEMNVPAGAKLPMVVVGAGETTLKRLVAGTSLITRLARLEEISPQTVVPGESAQFVVGEATFALPLAGFIDIAAEKLRLEKEVTKLDAEIAQIDKKLGNEQFVSKAPEEVIEEQKARREAAIERRHHIIEALKRLS
- a CDS encoding CorA family divalent cation transporter; this encodes MDDIPREPPARHVANGMVGVGAVLVFDGKGGVLRHEPSAEEPKVPVRGFKLVCGNSKSPEFKVWLKQELGAFNADLLTVPSTRSRCTVIEDHAMVVMRVARPGAEPDDIGRQLLTLWIEKGRVIIASELNILDFVGVTKWVASHHAPVSPADLVARMGLRAADRLEPLVEMLGDRLDSIEEALIVQNNTKANSRLADLRRNLISFRRIVWPQRDVLNTLEIEDLSFFTTRDRLRLREASARSARIGDELQALSERAVLVHEQIIDARAEQMNRTMLILAAVTVVFMPLTLLTGALGMNVAGIPFSDNPHAFWTVCVTLFILSLGIVWWMRGQRWL